Proteins encoded in a region of the Buteo buteo chromosome 11, bButBut1.hap1.1, whole genome shotgun sequence genome:
- the LOC142036685 gene encoding uncharacterized protein LOC142036685 isoform X2, giving the protein MISLLRSTACVEDAGGLQPQRLNGATKTNICQKNHQPCCMRVAVPPPVHCKQGREKRRRGPLAPVELLPETRLLASVDCFSGGGAAPLGELLRPRALSSRPQRQPGSAGHLHPLKRSGGASGDPAGSSPAERPPDTREGLAVRALGPFEAPPAEERAVEAGGGAPGAGPPGAGPRGGGCWGGQAPAEGAGPGGRGASAASSPSPPGAAPRPRRPPAVARAAGAARRRRPGAGALSAAARSRPGHPLPGRESGQPPAAAFCPREKPPLLPNASVAPHRNAESARQVLRFLPAKNKEESFH; this is encoded by the exons atgatcTCACTTTTACG AAGTACAGCCTGCGTGGAAGATGCTGGCGGGTTGCAACCTCAGCGGCTGAACGGGGCCACTAAAACAAACATTTGCCAGAAAAATCACCAGCCCTGCTGTATG CGTGTTGCTGTTCCGCCACCGGTTCACTGCAAACAAGGAAGGGAGAAGCGGCGTCGAGGTCCCCTTGCGCCTGTGGAGCTGCTCCCAGAGACCCGTTTGTTAGCATCGGTCGATTGCTTTTCGGGTGGGGGGGCAGCCCCGCTGGGCGAGCTGCTCCGTCCCCGGGCGCTCTCCTCCCGCCCCCAGCGCCAGCCCGGCTCCGCGGGGCACCTCCACCCCCTCAAGCGGAGCGGAGGGGCCAGCGGGGACCCAGCGGGGTCCTCGCCAGCCGAGCGTCCCCCGGACACGCGGGAGGGGCTGGCCGTCAGAGCGCTGGGGCCTTTCGAGGCCCCGCCGGCCGAGGAGCGAGCTGTCGAGGCGGGAGGCGGCgcgcccggggccgggccgccgggggccgggccgcggggagggggctgctggggggggcaaGCCCCTGCAGAaggcgcggggccgggcggccggGGCGCCTCAGCCGCCAGCAGTCCTTCCCctcccggggcagccccccgcccccggcgcccACCGGCGGTGGCGCGGGCTGCGGGAGCAGCACGGAGGCGTCGCCCCGGAGCGGGCGCGCTGAGCGCGGCAGCCCGCAGCCGCCCCGGGCACCCGCTGCCCGGCCGGGAGTCCGGGcagccgccggccgccgccttCTGCCCCAGGGAGAAACCTCCCCTCCTTCCTAACGCCTCGGTGGCCCCCCATCGAAACGCAGAAAGTGCGCGGCAAGTACTTCGGTTTCTGCCGGCGAAGAACAAAGAAGAGAGTTTTCATTAA
- the LOC142036685 gene encoding uncharacterized protein LOC142036685 isoform X1 produces the protein MISLLRSTACVEDAGGLQPQRLNGATKTNICQKNHQPCCMQRVAVPPPVHCKQGREKRRRGPLAPVELLPETRLLASVDCFSGGGAAPLGELLRPRALSSRPQRQPGSAGHLHPLKRSGGASGDPAGSSPAERPPDTREGLAVRALGPFEAPPAEERAVEAGGGAPGAGPPGAGPRGGGCWGGQAPAEGAGPGGRGASAASSPSPPGAAPRPRRPPAVARAAGAARRRRPGAGALSAAARSRPGHPLPGRESGQPPAAAFCPREKPPLLPNASVAPHRNAESARQVLRFLPAKNKEESFH, from the exons atgatcTCACTTTTACG AAGTACAGCCTGCGTGGAAGATGCTGGCGGGTTGCAACCTCAGCGGCTGAACGGGGCCACTAAAACAAACATTTGCCAGAAAAATCACCAGCCCTGCTGTATG cagCGTGTTGCTGTTCCGCCACCGGTTCACTGCAAACAAGGAAGGGAGAAGCGGCGTCGAGGTCCCCTTGCGCCTGTGGAGCTGCTCCCAGAGACCCGTTTGTTAGCATCGGTCGATTGCTTTTCGGGTGGGGGGGCAGCCCCGCTGGGCGAGCTGCTCCGTCCCCGGGCGCTCTCCTCCCGCCCCCAGCGCCAGCCCGGCTCCGCGGGGCACCTCCACCCCCTCAAGCGGAGCGGAGGGGCCAGCGGGGACCCAGCGGGGTCCTCGCCAGCCGAGCGTCCCCCGGACACGCGGGAGGGGCTGGCCGTCAGAGCGCTGGGGCCTTTCGAGGCCCCGCCGGCCGAGGAGCGAGCTGTCGAGGCGGGAGGCGGCgcgcccggggccgggccgccgggggccgggccgcggggagggggctgctggggggggcaaGCCCCTGCAGAaggcgcggggccgggcggccggGGCGCCTCAGCCGCCAGCAGTCCTTCCCctcccggggcagccccccgcccccggcgcccACCGGCGGTGGCGCGGGCTGCGGGAGCAGCACGGAGGCGTCGCCCCGGAGCGGGCGCGCTGAGCGCGGCAGCCCGCAGCCGCCCCGGGCACCCGCTGCCCGGCCGGGAGTCCGGGcagccgccggccgccgccttCTGCCCCAGGGAGAAACCTCCCCTCCTTCCTAACGCCTCGGTGGCCCCCCATCGAAACGCAGAAAGTGCGCGGCAAGTACTTCGGTTTCTGCCGGCGAAGAACAAAGAAGAGAGTTTTCATTAA